AGCACCTACTTATGCCACAGCAGGAACCGACGCCCCATATATCAACGGAGGTAATGTGATTAACTCAGGGGTTGAACTTGCCATGATATACAATGGAAATGCAGGGGATTTCAATTACCAGATCAACGTGAACGGGGCTTATAATAAAAATAATGTGACCGACATACCTACCGAAGATGGTATCATTCATGGCGCCACAAATACCTTGTACAACAATTCTTCAGAATTCTACAGGGCGGAGTCAGGCCATGCGATTGGATATTTCTGGGGTTGGGAAACAGATGGCTTGTTTCAGACCACGGTTGATGTCTCCCAACATATCAGTTCAGATGGGACAATCATACAACCCAATGCCAAACCCGGTGATTTGAGATATATAGATCAAAACGATGATGCTGTCATTGATGACCTGGACAAGGTGGACCTCGGGGATCCAATACCTGATTTCCTTTATGGCCTGAATTTTTCATGCGATTATAAAGGCATTGACTTTCTGTTAATTGCCACTGGAGTGGCAGGCAACCAGATCGTGCAATCCTACCGCAGCCAGACCGATAGGTATACCAATTATACAACTGAAATACTGGACCGCTGGACAGGTCCCGGCACGTCAAATACCATCCCGAGAGTAACCAATAACAATATTAATTACAAGTTCTCTGACATTTTTGTAAAAAATGGAAGTTATCTGCGCATCAGTAATATCACCCTGGGCTATGATCTGATCAAGGTAATTAAAGCCAATTATATCAGCCAGCTCAGGATTTATTTTTCGGTGCAGAACCTGTACACGTTCACAAAATATTCAGGGATGGATCCTGAAGTGGGTTATGGATTTGATAATGGCGCCACGGATAAGTTCTCATCAGGCATTGACCTGGGTTTTTACCCGCATCCGAGAACCATGTTATTGGGAGTGAATGTCAAATTTTAAAAATGATGATCATGAAAACGATTAAAAACATATCCCTCTTAATGGTAATAATCTTACTCGTATCTTGTTCAAAGGATTTTCTTGATACCGATTCAATTACCGAAAAAACCGATGCTAACTATTATTCCACTCCTGAAGAAGCCAGTGAAGCCCTGGTAGGCTGTTATGATGCATTGCAGCTGATCTATTCAGACGGCGTTGCAATGCCGGTTGCCGCAGATGTCATGTCAGATCTATGCTTTGGTGGCACAGGCGCGGGAGATGGCGATGGCTATCCTATGATAGACGACTTTGACAGGAATGTTTCCCCATCTGATCTCAACCTGTATGAACCTAACTGGAAAAACTATTATAAAGGCATTTTCAGGTGTAATACGCTGATCATGAAACTGGATCAGGTCGATTGGGGCAACCAGTCCGATTTGAAGTTCGAAATAGAAGCAGAAGCCAGGTTTCTGCGGGCTTATTTTTATTTTGACATGGTAAGGCTCTGGGAAAGGGTCCCCCTGCTTACCAAGCCTTCAAGTGATAACATCCCGCAGTCTGAACCTGATGAGATCTATAAGGTGATTGCCGAAGACCTTTTGTTTGCCGCCGATCATGCAAAAGCCCAGCAATACGGGCAATTGGCTTCATCTGAATACGGTCATGCCTCAAAATGGGCTGCGAAAGCTATGCTGGCAAGAGTATACTTATTCTATACCGGGTATTATGGCAAAGACGATCTTGTGGGACAGGTCACTAAAGCTGATGCTTTAGCTCTTGTTGAGGATGTCATTTCTAACAGCGGTCATGACCTGGTAAGTAATTTCTCCGATCTGTGGCCTGCTGCTGCACAATACGAGGCTGCCCAAGCCGGAAATCCTATCTACGAAACTACTTATGCGGGAGAGAATAACATGGAAATAGTATTTGCCATCAAATACACTTATACCAGCAATTATGACGGAAATACTGACGGGAATCACTGGATGGTGATGTATGGCCTGAGGAAAATGAACTGGCCGGAAAGTGGTTATGGCTATGGATGGGGGGCTTGCACTGTCCCCTCATGGGTTTATGCCACATGGGATACGGCTGATGCCCGTCGTGAAGCATCTATTATGGCTATTGAAGAAGAAGGAATAGATTATACTGAAATAAATGATGTCAAAGAATATACCGGGTATTTCACTAAAAAATACATCCCCTTATGCGATACCGCTGGTAACAGCGTGGCCGAAGAACTTGGAGGAGTGAATTTCATGATTGGACAGTACCAGGATTATTTTATCATCAGGTTCGCAGATGTCCTGCTGATGGCAGCAGAACTGGGAAGCGGGAATGCCCTGGATTATCTGAACAGGGTAAGGTCCAGGGCCGGACTGGGACCTGCAGCCGGCGTGGATAAAGATGCAATCTTTGAAGAGCGCCGCCTGGAATTTGCATTTGAAGGAATCCGGTATTGGGATCTGCTCCGCTATGATCATACCCTGCAATATGCTGCCAGTAAAGTTGCTTATTCAGGTACTGTCATGACCGGTGGAGTGGAATACCCGAAAAATATTTATGGCAATAACCTTATCATTACACGCGGACTTAGCCAGATCCCTTACAATCAAATCACTCTCTCCGGCGGGGTTTTGCAGCAGAACAACGGTTGGTGACAGATCTTTGACAAGATGAATAATTATATGTGTCTATCATTTTTTATAAACTTAAAAAAGCATTAACATGAAAAAGTTCCATTATTTAACAAGTTTCCTTATGATCTTGTTATTAGTAGTCTTTGCATTCTCATCATGCAAGGATAAAGAAGAAGAACCGATAGATTATACACCGGTCCTTCATACAAATTTTGATTACACTGTAGTTCAAAATGTCGTCAAATTCACGACAACGCTTACCGGAAATGTCTGGTGGACATACAGTGGTACCGATTACCCGGCTGTAGACCAAAAGGCTGACGTTGCATTTGCCGAAGCCGGGACATTCTCGTTTACCTGCAGCATTCTTACGGGGGGGCAGACTTTAACGTCAGTTCCTTTTGATGTGGAGGTGCTGGTTGGGGATACAACTGTTTATGACACAGATTACTGGAAGTATCTCACCGGTGGCTATAACCATAAAAAAGAGTGGGTGCTTGATGTTGAAGCAAAGGTACATCCCGGGCCATTATCTTTCCTGGGAACCTCCTGGAATTTTGTCACCTTCGAGTGTGCTGACCAGAATGATTGCTGGTTGTGGGACGCAGATCTCGCTTTCACATTTGATCCTGATTCGGCAAATGTACGTATGGACTGGCCGGGGACGGAAGGTTATGGCATCATGTCCTTCGACTTGATCGGCGGCAAGCATTTTATTGCCGACAAGAAGAAAGAACCCGCGGAAAATGGTACTTATGTGTTGGATTGGGATACCCGCACGATTACCATCACCGGTGGTTCTATCTTAAGAAGCTATAAGCCTTTCGCGATTGTCAATGAGGTTCAAGTGGATGGCATTACCGGCATTTCCGACTGGCAGCATTATAAGATCTATGATATCAGTGATACGGTTCTGCGCCTGGCTGTTTCCCGTGACCAGGATGTCCATGGAGAAGGGGTCTGCTGGTTAATATACAACTTCGTTGAAAAAAACATTTATGAAAGTATCGTCATTATACCGGTAGAGTATTATGAGCCGATTCTTACCACATTTACTGCCGCAGATCTGGTAGGTACCTGGCATTATGCACAGGTTGCCCAGGATTGGATCGGATGGCCGGAAGTTGGTGAATCAGGAGGGACAAGGCTTAACGGATGGACCACCCGCGCGGAAATGATTGAAACATTGGTCGGCTGGGACGCTTCAAATGCAGATTCAATCTTTACGGCAGGCGATGCCAAAGAATACATATTCAACGGTGATGGTACATGCACGCTGAATGGCATCGCAAATACTTATACCGTGTCGGAAGGCGTGATCACCTTCGGAACAGCACTTGTGGATGAATTCTCGCTTGTCTGGATCAGCCTTACAGGAACTTCAGTTCCGGTAGTTGATGTTCAGTGGGACATCGACGGGAATCCTTACACATCTGAAGGTATATGGCTTGGTCAGAAAAATGGCGATAAAAACGAATCTTCATCTGTCCAGCTGGTCAAAAGGTAATTATATCAATCGACCCATTTTGCGGAAATTAAGAGGCAATCTCGTATTACCTCTTAATTTCCCTTTTTCATGTTTTAATAAGCGCTGATCCTGTCAGTTATGATGCTTAAAAAACATATTAAATTAATACATAATACTATGCCATTCCTGGTATTGTATCTTGTAATAGCGACAATGATTTTTTCCTGCAAGAAAAATAATCCGGATGGCAATGATCCTGATCCTGACCCCGGGACCGGTGTTCCGACCATAGCAGGGGACTATAAATGGGGGAGCGTTGCCATTGGTGGAGGCGGCTTCGTTACAGGGATCATAACCTGTCCCTCAGAGAAAAACCTGATATACCTGCGTACAGATGTGGGTGGAGCGTACCGTTGGATAGAAGAGACCAAATCCTGGAAACCGCTCACTGATTTTGTCGGTCCGGATGAAACATCCCTCCTGGGTATAGAAAGCATCGCTGTTGATCCGGCCAATCCTCAAAAAGTTTACATCGCTGCGGGAACAGAATACTGGAACAGCGGATTATCCTGTATCCTTATTTCCGATGATTATGGCGAATCCTTTGAAAAAGTTGATGTTACATCCATGTTTAAATTCCATGGCAATGGAATGGGGCGGCAGAATGGAGAAAGGCTGGTCGTGGATCCTAACCAGGGAGATATTTTGTTCTGCGGAACCCGTAAAAATGGCCTGTGGAAGAGCAATGACGGAGGGCATAACTGGCAAAAGATCAGTACTTTCCCTGTTGCGTCAACAGCCAATGGGAATGGCATTTGTTTTGTCCGGTTTGATGAATCACAAGGGACTCCGGGATCAGCGACACAAAACATCTTTGTTGGTGTTTCACGTTCAGGGAGCAATAATCTGTTTGTCAGCCATGATGGCGGGAATACCTGGCAGACAGTGGCCAATGCCCCGACAAATCAAATGCCTATGAGAAGTTTGCTGGCTGGCGGATTCTTGTATGTGAGTTACGCGGATGCAGAAGGGCCATGGAATTGTTCGACCGGCAGTTTATGGAAATACCATATTGCCAGCAGCGATTGGACGAATATCACACCAGAGTCGGGTACAGCTTTCAGTGGAATATCAATCAGCGATGACCACTCCAGGCTGATTGCCACCAGCATGAATAAGTGGATCAACCAGGGATCGGCATGGGGTGATGAAGTTTATAAAAGTACCGATGATGGATTGACATGGACAAGGCTCTTCCAGGACGGAGGTTCAGGTACCGATCCCGGTGATATAGCCTGGACAGCCAAAGCTGCCATACATTGGGCCGGAGATGTGCAGATTGATCCGTATAATGAAGACCGTGCCTTCATCATTTCCGGAAATGGCGTTTACGTGACCAATAATCTAGGTTCCGGAGCCCCAATATGGCAAAATGCATCAAAAGGACTGGAAGAGACCGTCCCGCTGGACCTGGTGAGTATCCCGGGAGGCCCTTTGGTATCGGTCATTGGCGATTACGATGGTTTCATGCATAAAGATATCACTAAATATCCGGAAAAAATACACTACCCGTCAATTGGTACGTCCACTGGAGTAGCCTACGCAGCACAGAAACCAAACTTTGTCGTTCGTGCCGGCGGAGATGCTGAAGATCGGGCCTTATATTATTCTGATGATTATGGAGATACCTGGTCAAGGATTTTTACAACAGCAGTGGGAAAATACAGGGGACGCGTGGCGGTCTCAGCTGATGGTGAGTGCATTCTTTGGTCCCCCTCGTCCGGTTCTACATTATACTATACGCTGGACCTTGGCCAGAACTGGACAGCATGCGAAGGTATAAGCGGTGCATTGTCACCAGTAGCCGATTATGTTAATCCCAACGCTATTTATGCTTATTCAACCTCTGGTAAATTCTATAAAAGCCTGGATAAAGGAAAGACGTTTACGACGACCATGACAAGTTTTACAGGTGGCAACACTATTATTCGTTCAGTTCCTGACAATGAAGGCCAGGTCTTGATCGCTGTTAAGGGGCAGGGATTGTATATTACTAAGAACTATGGACTTATATTTGAAAAAATTGAAACCGTAACCTATTGTGAGGCCGTGGGAACGGGTAAGGGTCCCAACGGCAGCAATTACCCATCCATCTTCATTTATGGGAAAACTGCAAAAAACGATGTCCTGGCGCC
This genomic stretch from Bacteroidales bacterium harbors:
- a CDS encoding RagB/SusD family nutrient uptake outer membrane protein; the encoded protein is MKTIKNISLLMVIILLVSCSKDFLDTDSITEKTDANYYSTPEEASEALVGCYDALQLIYSDGVAMPVAADVMSDLCFGGTGAGDGDGYPMIDDFDRNVSPSDLNLYEPNWKNYYKGIFRCNTLIMKLDQVDWGNQSDLKFEIEAEARFLRAYFYFDMVRLWERVPLLTKPSSDNIPQSEPDEIYKVIAEDLLFAADHAKAQQYGQLASSEYGHASKWAAKAMLARVYLFYTGYYGKDDLVGQVTKADALALVEDVISNSGHDLVSNFSDLWPAAAQYEAAQAGNPIYETTYAGENNMEIVFAIKYTYTSNYDGNTDGNHWMVMYGLRKMNWPESGYGYGWGACTVPSWVYATWDTADARREASIMAIEEEGIDYTEINDVKEYTGYFTKKYIPLCDTAGNSVAEELGGVNFMIGQYQDYFIIRFADVLLMAAELGSGNALDYLNRVRSRAGLGPAAGVDKDAIFEERRLEFAFEGIRYWDLLRYDHTLQYAASKVAYSGTVMTGGVEYPKNIYGNNLIITRGLSQIPYNQITLSGGVLQQNNGW